A stretch of the Capsicum annuum cultivar UCD-10X-F1 chromosome 10, UCD10Xv1.1, whole genome shotgun sequence genome encodes the following:
- the LOC107843982 gene encoding 60S ribosomal protein L21-2 isoform X2 gives MPAGHGLRSRTRDSFSRAFRKKGTIPLSTYLRIFKIGDYVDIKVNGAVHKGMPHKFYHGRTGRVWNVTKRAVGVEVNKQVREKIIRKRIHVRIEHVQLSRCTEEVKERIKKNDQLKADAKARGEVISTKRQPLGPKPGFMVEGTI, from the exons atgccGGCCGGTCATGGATTACGTTCACGTACAAGAGATTCATTCTCTCGTGCCTTCAGGAAGAAAGGTACTATACCACTTTCAACCTACTTGAGGATTTTCAAAATCGGTGATTATGTTGATATCAAGGTGAATGGTGCTGTTCACAAAGGAATGCCTCATAAGTTTTACCATGGACGTACTGGTCGTGTTTGGAATGTTACTAAACGCGCCGTCGGTGTTGAAGTTAACAAGCAG GTTCGTGAAAAAATCATAAGAAAGAGGATCCATGTGAGGATTGAGCATGTTCAGCTGTCTCGATGCACCGAAGAAGTCAAAGAAAGGATTAAGAAGAATGATCAACTAAAGGCTGATGCCAAGGCTAGAGGAGAAGTCATCAGCACAAAAAGGCAACCATTAGGACCCAAACCAGGGTTCATGGTTGAAG GAACCATTTAA
- the LOC107843982 gene encoding 60S ribosomal protein L21-2 isoform X1, which yields MPAGHGLRSRTRDSFSRAFRKKGTIPLSTYLRIFKIGDYVDIKVNGAVHKGMPHKFYHGRTGRVWNVTKRAVGVEVNKQVREKIIRKRIHVRIEHVQLSRCTEEVKERIKKNDQLKADAKARGEVISTKRQPLGPKPGFMVEGATLETVTPIPYDVVNDLKGGY from the exons atgccGGCCGGTCATGGATTACGTTCACGTACAAGAGATTCATTCTCTCGTGCCTTCAGGAAGAAAGGTACTATACCACTTTCAACCTACTTGAGGATTTTCAAAATCGGTGATTATGTTGATATCAAGGTGAATGGTGCTGTTCACAAAGGAATGCCTCATAAGTTTTACCATGGACGTACTGGTCGTGTTTGGAATGTTACTAAACGCGCCGTCGGTGTTGAAGTTAACAAGCAG GTTCGTGAAAAAATCATAAGAAAGAGGATCCATGTGAGGATTGAGCATGTTCAGCTGTCTCGATGCACCGAAGAAGTCAAAGAAAGGATTAAGAAGAATGATCAACTAAAGGCTGATGCCAAGGCTAGAGGAGAAGTCATCAGCACAAAAAGGCAACCATTAGGACCCAAACCAGGGTTCATGGTTGAAGGTGCTACTCTCGAAACCGTTACCCCCATACCATATGATGTGGTTAATGATTTGAAGGGAGGTTATTGA
- the LOC107845186 gene encoding uncharacterized protein LOC107845186 isoform X2 encodes MGTREVYEEKLKRGNLQFDPTIKPGLGSARCPRCLSLLNSDSKSGEWAITPVLHDFTAVAGSGIGGLLSAIHGFNTGIPFVQRHVKGPKWLPFVIGLPPLLMFSAASAAFGGYALPRFTQLTMTSYYAASSASHYGISLLTRRIEEAHTSSVQRERLG; translated from the exons ATGGGAACACGAGAGGTATACGAAGAAAAACTGAAGAGAGGAAATCTCCAATTTGACCCTACAATTAAACCTGGCCTCGGCTCAGCTAGATGCCCTCGTTGTCTCTCTCTTTTGAACTCCGATTCT AAAAGTGGAGAATGGGCGATTACTCCTGTTCTGCATGATTTCACTGCTGTG GCTGGTTCTGGAATTGGTGGACTGCTCAGTGCAATTCATGGTTTCAATACAG GAATTCCCTTTGTCCAGAGACATGTGAAGGGTCCAAAGTGGCTTCCATTTGTTATAGGG CTTCCTCCACTCCTCATGTTCTCTGCAGCTAGTGCGGCATTTGGAG GCTATGCACTTCCGAGATTTACTCAACTTACAATGACTTCATATTATGCTGCTTCAAGTGCATCACATTATGGAATATCATTGCTTACTAGGCGTATTGAGGAGGCCCATACTTCTTCTGTTCAACGTGAAAGACTTGGCTGA
- the LOC107845186 gene encoding uncharacterized protein LOC107845186 isoform X1 → MGTREVYEEKLKRGNLQFDPTIKPGLGSARCPRCLSLLNSDSKSGEWAITPVLHDFTAVAGSGIGGLLSAIHGFNTGIPFVQRHVKGPKWLPFVIGLPPLLMFSAASAAFGGGHGFKPWKQPLTEMQGYALPRFTQLTMTSYYAASSASHYGISLLTRRIEEAHTSSVQRERLG, encoded by the exons ATGGGAACACGAGAGGTATACGAAGAAAAACTGAAGAGAGGAAATCTCCAATTTGACCCTACAATTAAACCTGGCCTCGGCTCAGCTAGATGCCCTCGTTGTCTCTCTCTTTTGAACTCCGATTCT AAAAGTGGAGAATGGGCGATTACTCCTGTTCTGCATGATTTCACTGCTGTG GCTGGTTCTGGAATTGGTGGACTGCTCAGTGCAATTCATGGTTTCAATACAG GAATTCCCTTTGTCCAGAGACATGTGAAGGGTCCAAAGTGGCTTCCATTTGTTATAGGG CTTCCTCCACTCCTCATGTTCTCTGCAGCTAGTGCGGCATTTGGAG gaggtcacgggttcaagccttggaaacaacctctgacagaaatgcaag GCTATGCACTTCCGAGATTTACTCAACTTACAATGACTTCATATTATGCTGCTTCAAGTGCATCACATTATGGAATATCATTGCTTACTAGGCGTATTGAGGAGGCCCATACTTCTTCTGTTCAACGTGAAAGACTTGGCTGA